One stretch of Pseudomonas sp. NC02 DNA includes these proteins:
- the sulA gene encoding SOS-induced cell division inhibitor SulA, whose translation MQFLQTPQHTQLSLFEAFMAQPLAPILKEVVEAPWSAEPEAFSELSLRGAAGNCLSLLAPILRELSEEQDARWLTLIAPPSSLTQAWLRDAGLNRERILLLQPRGAQSAQQLTCEALRLGRSHTVVSWLNPLTTAARQQLISAARTGDAQSLNIRLG comes from the coding sequence ATGCAGTTCCTACAGACCCCACAACACACTCAACTGTCGCTGTTTGAGGCCTTTATGGCCCAGCCCCTTGCGCCCATCCTCAAGGAAGTGGTCGAAGCGCCCTGGAGCGCCGAACCCGAGGCGTTCAGTGAACTGTCGTTGCGCGGTGCTGCCGGGAACTGCCTGAGCCTGTTGGCGCCGATCCTTCGCGAACTGAGCGAGGAACAGGACGCCCGCTGGTTGACGCTGATCGCCCCGCCATCCAGCCTGACCCAGGCCTGGTTGCGGGATGCCGGCCTGAACCGCGAACGCATCCTGTTGCTGCAACCCCGTGGTGCTCAAAGCGCCCAGCAGTTGACCTGCGAAGCCTTGCGCCTGGGCCGTAGCCATACGGTGGTCAGCTGGCTGAACCCGCTGACCACAGCGGCCAGGCAGCAACTGATCAGCGCCGCCCGCACAGGTGATGCGCAAAGCTTGAACATTCGGTTGGGATAA
- a CDS encoding DUF6586 family protein, which translates to MANELYTRTNQKIYFAGLSLEALGRAEEGKEMNAIALVQAGREAALFHLYGALLGLCHEIAGFYRLPQAGSPRAEMIIHRDVLESMAIPELAELVEMAQSPDSWLARLLVAHAEMFQPPRVKHTPKGDVTQPLIVAVSLDEEGPEPLSREELESWRQELKKLAIRFRDGLNEC; encoded by the coding sequence ATGGCCAACGAACTCTATACCCGTACCAACCAGAAAATTTACTTCGCGGGTTTGTCCCTGGAAGCCCTTGGCCGTGCCGAGGAAGGAAAGGAGATGAACGCTATCGCGCTGGTACAGGCCGGGCGTGAAGCCGCGCTGTTCCACCTGTATGGCGCCTTGCTTGGCTTATGCCATGAGATCGCCGGGTTCTACCGTCTGCCGCAGGCCGGCTCGCCGCGTGCGGAAATGATCATCCACCGGGATGTGCTGGAGTCCATGGCCATCCCGGAGTTGGCCGAACTGGTGGAGATGGCGCAAAGCCCGGACAGTTGGCTGGCGCGCTTGCTGGTAGCCCACGCGGAGATGTTCCAACCGCCACGGGTGAAGCACACGCCCAAAGGCGATGTGACCCAGCCGCTGATCGTGGCCGTAAGCCTGGACGAAGAAGGACCCGAGCCGTTGAGCCGGGAAGAGCTGGAAAGCTGGCGGCAGGAGCTGAAGAAGTTGGCCATTCGGTTTCGGGATGGATTGAACGAGTGCTGA
- a CDS encoding CsiV family protein: protein MRLFRILSLLLVVVAPSAFADSPYLVEMILVRQNAEPVINSRAAPENWDAGAPRLGTDKMSPPRLGNIVEKLQASSDYTVLLHKSWEQNLGEQPVKLAISDGQEQFGQFPIEGTLNLQLGRFTDIDADFWVNQFDANGSVIASEHLSQQDVRTKNNQLNYLDGGHLALLIKITSLTAKPPSAPPPDVQD from the coding sequence ATGCGCCTGTTCCGCATTTTGAGCTTGTTGTTGGTGGTCGTTGCCCCTTCGGCGTTCGCCGACAGCCCGTACCTGGTGGAGATGATCCTGGTGCGCCAGAACGCCGAGCCGGTGATCAACAGCCGTGCGGCGCCGGAAAACTGGGACGCCGGCGCACCACGCCTGGGGACTGACAAAATGAGCCCGCCACGATTGGGCAATATTGTCGAGAAGCTGCAAGCCAGCAGCGACTACACCGTATTGCTGCACAAGTCCTGGGAACAGAATCTCGGTGAGCAACCGGTGAAGCTGGCCATCAGCGATGGCCAGGAACAGTTCGGCCAGTTCCCCATCGAAGGTACCCTGAACCTGCAGCTTGGACGCTTTACCGATATCGACGCAGACTTCTGGGTCAACCAGTTCGACGCCAACGGCAGCGTCATCGCCAGCGAACACCTCAGCCAGCAAGACGTGCGCACAAAGAACAACCAGCTCAACTACCTGGACGGCGGCCACCTCGCCCTGCTGATCAAGATCACTTCGCTGACCGCCAAGCCGCCCAGCGCTCCACCGCCCGATGTCCAGGACTGA
- the lexA gene encoding transcriptional repressor LexA, with product MLKLTPRQAEILAFIKRCLDDNGYPPTRAEIALELGFKSPNAAEEHLKALARKGAIEMTPGASRGIRIPGFEAKADESTLPIIGRVAAGAPILAQQHVEESCNINPTFFHPRADYLLRVHGMSMKDVGIFDGDLLAVHTTREARNGQIVVARIGDEVTVKRFKREGSKVWLLAENPEFAPIEVNLKDQDLVIEGLSVGVIRR from the coding sequence ATGCTAAAACTGACGCCACGCCAAGCTGAGATTCTGGCTTTTATCAAGCGCTGCCTCGATGACAACGGCTACCCGCCGACCCGGGCGGAAATTGCGCTGGAACTGGGATTCAAGTCACCCAACGCCGCTGAAGAACACCTCAAGGCCCTCGCCCGCAAAGGCGCGATCGAGATGACCCCGGGTGCTTCACGCGGTATTCGCATCCCTGGCTTCGAAGCCAAGGCCGACGAGTCGACACTGCCGATCATCGGCCGGGTCGCTGCCGGTGCGCCGATCCTGGCGCAACAGCACGTCGAGGAATCCTGCAACATCAACCCGACCTTCTTCCATCCCCGTGCCGACTACCTGTTGCGGGTCCATGGCATGAGCATGAAGGACGTGGGCATTTTCGACGGCGACCTGCTGGCCGTCCACACCACACGTGAAGCTCGCAATGGCCAGATCGTCGTCGCCCGTATCGGCGATGAAGTGACGGTCAAACGCTTCAAGCGCGAAGGCAGCAAGGTCTGGCTCCTGGCCGAGAACCCCGAATTCGCGCCGATTGAGGTGAACCTGAAGGATCAGGACCTGGTGATTGAAGGCTTGAGCGTCGGCGTTATTCGCCGCTAA
- a CDS encoding TetR/AcrR family transcriptional regulator, with the protein MAQSETVERILDAAEQLFAEKGFAETSLRLITSKAGVNLAAVNYHFGSKKALIQAVFSRFLGPFCISLDRELERRQAKPENKPSLEDLLEILVEQALVVQPRSGNDLSIFMRLLGLAFSQSQGHLRRYLEDMYGKVFRRYMLLVNEAAPRIPPIELFWRVHFMLGAAAFSMSGIKALRAIAETDFGVNTSIEQVMRLMVPFLAAGMRAETGVTDQAMAAAQLRPRSKSAPAPAKV; encoded by the coding sequence ATGGCCCAGTCGGAAACCGTTGAACGCATTCTCGATGCTGCCGAGCAGTTGTTCGCGGAAAAAGGATTTGCTGAAACTTCATTGCGGCTGATTACCAGCAAGGCCGGGGTCAACCTGGCGGCAGTGAACTACCATTTCGGCTCCAAGAAGGCGCTGATCCAGGCCGTGTTCTCTCGGTTCCTGGGGCCTTTCTGCATCAGCCTCGACCGTGAGCTGGAGCGTCGCCAGGCCAAGCCTGAAAACAAGCCAAGCCTGGAAGACCTGCTGGAGATCCTCGTCGAACAAGCCCTGGTGGTTCAGCCACGCAGCGGCAACGACCTGTCGATCTTCATGCGCCTGTTGGGCCTGGCGTTCAGCCAGAGCCAGGGCCACCTGCGCCGCTATCTGGAAGACATGTACGGCAAGGTGTTCCGCCGCTATATGTTGCTGGTCAACGAAGCCGCCCCGCGTATCCCGCCAATCGAACTGTTCTGGCGCGTGCACTTCATGCTCGGTGCCGCGGCATTCAGCATGTCCGGGATCAAGGCACTGCGTGCGATTGCCGAGACCGACTTCGGCGTCAACACCTCCATCGAGCAGGTCATGCGCCTGATGGTGCCGTTTCTCGCCGCCGGCATGCGTGCCGAAACCGGCGTCACCGACCAGGCCATGGCCGCCGCCCAATTGCGCCCGCGCAGCAAGTCAGCACCGGCCCCGGCCAAGGTTTAA
- a CDS encoding DEAD/DEAH box helicase: MPLTSSLTKPLAPSWANRFKEQSLERGRRYALENRVRIVESGDSTIIASCEGSGGNVYRQTISLRESAKGTLILVDSRCTCPVHTNCKHIAAVLLKVQETLAYPAAAQDAELLEKLQAVLDNRVVLPQVVMEDVQPVPRLWLASIEFSAFEPRNGKMQRYIQHRAALSFNYLGNYVSGQKKADIIVRQEQQSLRIKRHPEVEQQFREQLRLLGFKIATRQSKALPESAGELFEMVNDSAWLNFTLNASPNLRAQGWELQIDEDFGFDLSAVDDWYASVDEMPERDWFDLELGIIVNGERLSLLPILLNLMRSHTEILNPEKLARRRDDELILVNIPGLPNGHGPLQVALPYGRLKPVLATLGEFYLQEPGTTALRLAKADAIRLNPLEDLPLQWEGGEKIRNFAQRLRDIKDFSCEAPEGLNATLRPYQLEGLSWMQSLRQLDVGGILADDMGLGKTLQTLAHILSEKIAGRLDRPCMVVMPTSLIPNWLDEAAHFTPQLKVMALYGAGRKKHFPQLQDYDLLLTTYALLPKDIEQLAALPLHVLILDEAQYIKNPNSKAAQAARELNARQRLCLSGTPLENHLGELWSLFHFLLPGWLGDVKSFNRDYRVPIEKRGSDVRLQHLNGRIKPFLLRRTKEQVATELPPKTEIIHWVDLNEAQRDVYETMRLAMDKKVRDEITRKGVARSQIIILEALLKLRQVCCDLRLVNDATLPAKGSSSGKLDSLMEMLEELFAEGRRILLFSQFTSMLSLIEAELKKRGVAYALLTGQTRDRRTPVKDFQSGKLQIFLISLKAGGVGLNLTEADTVIHYDPWWNPATENQATDRAYRIGQEKPVFVYKMIARGTVEEKIQHLQQEKSDLAAGVLDGRTTGDWKLGNEDIEALFAPLPHKQEKR; this comes from the coding sequence ATGCCCCTGACGTCGTCGTTGACCAAACCCCTGGCCCCTTCGTGGGCCAATCGCTTTAAAGAGCAAAGCCTCGAGCGTGGCCGGCGCTACGCCCTGGAAAACCGTGTGCGTATCGTCGAGTCCGGCGACAGCACCATCATTGCCAGCTGCGAAGGCTCGGGTGGCAATGTCTACCGCCAGACCATTTCGCTGCGCGAATCCGCCAAGGGCACGTTGATCCTGGTGGACAGCCGCTGCACGTGCCCCGTGCACACCAACTGCAAACACATCGCCGCCGTGCTGCTCAAGGTCCAGGAAACCCTGGCCTACCCTGCGGCGGCCCAGGATGCCGAGTTGCTGGAGAAGCTCCAGGCGGTGCTGGATAACCGCGTGGTGTTGCCGCAAGTGGTGATGGAAGACGTGCAACCGGTGCCGCGCCTGTGGCTGGCGAGCATCGAGTTCAGCGCCTTCGAGCCGCGCAACGGCAAGATGCAGCGTTATATCCAGCATCGCGCAGCGTTGTCCTTCAACTATCTGGGCAACTACGTCAGCGGCCAGAAGAAGGCCGACATTATCGTGCGCCAGGAACAGCAGAGCCTGCGGATCAAGCGCCACCCCGAGGTGGAGCAGCAGTTTCGCGAACAGCTGCGCCTGCTGGGCTTCAAGATCGCCACCCGCCAGAGCAAGGCCCTGCCGGAAAGCGCCGGCGAGCTGTTCGAGATGGTCAATGACAGCGCGTGGCTGAACTTCACCCTGAATGCCTCGCCGAACCTGCGCGCCCAGGGTTGGGAACTACAGATCGACGAAGATTTCGGTTTTGACCTGAGCGCCGTCGACGACTGGTACGCCAGCGTCGACGAGATGCCGGAGCGCGACTGGTTCGACCTGGAACTGGGGATCATCGTCAACGGCGAACGCCTGAGTCTTCTGCCGATCCTGTTGAACCTGATGCGCTCTCACACCGAGATCCTCAACCCGGAAAAACTCGCCCGGCGCCGTGATGACGAACTGATCCTGGTGAACATTCCCGGCCTGCCCAACGGCCACGGCCCGCTGCAAGTGGCGCTGCCTTATGGCCGGCTGAAACCGGTGCTGGCAACCCTGGGCGAGTTCTACCTGCAAGAGCCCGGCACCACCGCGCTGCGCCTGGCCAAGGCCGACGCGATTCGCCTGAACCCGCTGGAAGACCTGCCGCTGCAATGGGAAGGCGGCGAAAAGATCCGCAACTTCGCCCAGCGCCTGCGGGACATCAAGGATTTCAGCTGCGAAGCGCCGGAAGGCTTGAACGCAACGTTGCGCCCTTATCAACTGGAAGGCCTGAGCTGGATGCAGTCGCTGCGCCAACTCGACGTCGGCGGGATTCTCGCGGATGACATGGGCCTGGGCAAAACCCTGCAAACCCTGGCGCATATTCTCAGCGAGAAAATCGCCGGACGCCTGGACCGCCCGTGCATGGTGGTGATGCCCACCAGCCTGATCCCGAACTGGCTCGACGAAGCGGCGCACTTCACGCCGCAGCTCAAAGTCATGGCGTTGTACGGCGCGGGGCGCAAGAAACATTTCCCTCAGTTGCAGGACTACGACCTGCTGCTGACCACCTACGCCCTGCTGCCCAAGGACATCGAGCAACTGGCCGCCCTGCCCTTGCACGTGCTGATCCTTGACGAAGCGCAGTACATCAAGAACCCCAACAGCAAGGCGGCCCAGGCGGCCCGCGAGCTGAACGCCCGCCAGCGCCTGTGCCTCAGCGGTACACCGCTGGAAAACCACTTGGGCGAGCTGTGGTCGCTGTTCCACTTCCTGCTGCCGGGTTGGCTGGGGGACGTGAAGAGCTTCAACCGCGATTACCGCGTACCGATCGAAAAGCGCGGCAGCGATGTGCGATTGCAGCACCTTAATGGTCGGATCAAGCCGTTCCTGCTGCGTCGCACCAAGGAGCAGGTGGCGACCGAGCTGCCGCCCAAGACCGAGATCATCCACTGGGTCGACCTCAACGAAGCCCAACGCGACGTGTACGAAACCATGCGCCTGGCGATGGACAAGAAAGTCCGCGACGAGATTACCCGCAAGGGTGTGGCGCGCAGCCAGATCATCATCCTGGAGGCGCTGCTCAAGTTGCGCCAGGTGTGCTGTGATTTACGCCTGGTCAATGATGCAACCCTGCCGGCAAAGGGCAGTAGCTCGGGCAAACTCGACAGCTTGATGGAGATGCTCGAAGAGCTGTTTGCCGAAGGCCGCAGGATTCTGCTGTTTTCCCAGTTCACTTCGATGCTGAGCCTGATCGAGGCCGAGTTGAAGAAGCGCGGCGTGGCTTATGCGCTTCTTACCGGTCAGACGCGGGATCGGCGCACGCCGGTGAAAGACTTCCAGAGCGGCAAGCTGCAGATCTTCCTGATCAGCCTGAAGGCAGGCGGCGTCGGACTTAACCTGACGGAAGCCGACACGGTGATTCACTACGACCCGTGGTGGAACCCGGCCACGGAAAACCAGGCCACCGACCGTGCGTACCGCATCGGCCAGGAGAAGCCGGTATTCGTCTACAAGATGATTGCCCGGGGCACCGTGGAAGAGAAAATCCAGCATTTGCAGCAGGAAAAGTCTGATCTGGCGGCGGGCGTTCTGGATGGGCGGACGACGGGGGATTGGAAGTTGGGGAATGAGGATATCGAGGCGTTGTTTGCGCCGTTGCCTCACAAGCAGGAAAAGCGCTGA
- the nagZ gene encoding beta-N-acetylhexosaminidase has translation MTQALQGSLMVDVAGTWLTAEDRHLLRQPEVGGLIIFARNIEHPRQVRELSAAIRAVRPDLLLAVDQEGGRVQRLRQGFVRLPAMRALADNPNAEQLAEQCGWIMATEVLAVGLDLSFAPVLDLDYQRSAVVGTRAFEGDPERAAVLAGAFIRGMNSAGMAATGKHFPGHGWAEADSHVAIPNDERSLEQIRANDLVPFARLSKQLAAVMPAHVIYPQVDAQPAGFSRRWLQDILRGELQFDGVIFSDDLSMAGAHVVGDAASRIEAALTAGCDMGLVCNDRAAAELALSAAQRMKVTPSARIARMRGQAVASTEYKQDPRWLAALGALRDAQLID, from the coding sequence ATGACCCAAGCCCTGCAAGGCTCTTTGATGGTGGACGTTGCCGGCACCTGGCTGACGGCTGAGGATCGCCACTTGTTGCGTCAGCCCGAGGTGGGCGGCCTGATCATTTTTGCACGCAATATCGAGCATCCTCGGCAGGTGCGTGAATTGAGCGCGGCGATTCGCGCCGTGCGCCCGGACCTGTTGCTGGCGGTCGATCAGGAAGGCGGCCGAGTGCAACGCTTGCGTCAGGGGTTTGTGCGTCTGCCGGCGATGCGTGCCTTGGCCGACAACCCGAATGCGGAGCAACTGGCCGAGCAGTGCGGTTGGATCATGGCAACCGAAGTGCTGGCGGTTGGCCTGGACCTGAGCTTCGCCCCGGTGCTGGACCTCGATTACCAACGCAGCGCCGTTGTGGGCACTCGCGCCTTCGAAGGCGACCCCGAGCGCGCCGCCGTGCTCGCGGGCGCCTTCATCCGTGGCATGAACAGCGCCGGTATGGCGGCCACCGGCAAGCACTTCCCCGGCCACGGCTGGGCCGAAGCCGATTCCCACGTCGCCATTCCCAACGACGAGCGCAGCCTGGAACAGATTCGCGCCAATGACCTGGTGCCTTTCGCGCGCCTGAGCAAGCAACTGGCAGCCGTCATGCCGGCCCATGTGATTTATCCACAAGTGGACGCGCAACCGGCCGGCTTCTCCCGGCGCTGGTTGCAGGACATCCTGCGTGGCGAGTTGCAGTTCGACGGGGTGATCTTCAGTGACGACCTGTCGATGGCGGGGGCTCATGTGGTCGGTGATGCTGCCAGTCGTATTGAGGCGGCGTTGACTGCCGGTTGCGACATGGGCCTGGTGTGCAACGACCGCGCCGCCGCCGAGCTGGCCCTGAGTGCCGCCCAGCGCATGAAGGTCACTCCGTCGGCGCGTATCGCGCGGATGCGTGGCCAGGCTGTGGCGTCGACCGAGTACAAGCAGGATCCGCGTTGGTTGGCGGCGTTGGGTGCGCTGCGAGATGCTCAGTTAATCGACTGA